Within the Sporocytophaga myxococcoides DSM 11118 genome, the region CCCAAACCAATGAGAAAACCTTTTTTCAAACATTTGCTAGCAGCCTTGTTCGCTGTTTCACTTGTTATGACAGCGCAGGCACAAAGGAAACCCAGCGATCCTAAGCATGAAAATCATTATAAGGTAGAACCGATAGATACCGACGTATTGCATATCGAATTCATTGATGCCCACTCCCAGCAAGCCTTTACTCAGGTAAAGTTAAAGATCACCAATAAGACTGAAGACTTTATCTATTTTAAAGGAAATGAACCTACATTTAAGTATGAATTCGGAGACCAGCATGCCAGCGGTGGCGGAATGTTTCAGAGTATGAATATGGTGATTGATCCTAAAGCTACGGAAACAAAAATCCTTAAAGTAAGTGGCGGTCAGAACTTTCACGTGGAAAAACTGACCCTGATTTTAGATGGTTTTTACAGAATTTCTTCAGAAGGTAAAAAGCTTAGTGCCCCTGACTTTCAAATACCAGCTTCAAAAAATGAGTTTCAGGCAGGTGGTTTTACCTGTAACCTGGAGAAAATAAAAAAAGAGACTAAGGAAACAGCTGTTAACTTCAAATGCACTTATAGCGGTTCTGATGTCGGAAAAATTGAAGCAAACAAGTTGGTTTTAAAAACAGAAAGTGGCCAGGAGTTTGCTAACGAAAACAGAAAAACTGAAGTAGATCTTGTACTTCCGGGAGAGCATGCGAAAGTTATTGGCGTATGGCATATTCCGGGTAAAACTGTAGATATGCAATTTGCGACTATGAACATCGTATGGAAAGACACTTTTACGGAATCAAAAATGAAGCCGATAAAAATCGGTGATGCTAAATTCGTTTTAGACCCGGGCGTGACGGACGCGAAGAATAAATAATAGAAATCATAAAAAAGGGATCTGTAAGATCCCTTTTTTGTCTATCATTAATCCTTGTTTGCTCAACTAGGGTTATGTAGAATAATAATTATTGGCTTGATAGTTATAGTGAGACACAGGATGAGGCGCGGAAATGCGACTGAGCTGGTGTTACAAGTCCTTCAAATAAAAAGATCGGGTATTTGTTTATCCCGATCAAAAATTAAAATAGAAGAGTATTTATCTTTAACGCATTAAACGTTAATACACTATTATTTTTTCTGAGAACAATGATTCACTATTTTTTATTTTCAATAAATAAACACCCGGAGACAGCATTTTTACAGGTATTACAAAATTATTTATTCCTGCATTGGATGTTCCCTCAAATATAGTTCTAGTCTCTTTTCCAAAAACGTCGGACACTTCAATACTTAAGTTATCAATTACCTCTGAAATATATTCAAAACGGATATCTTCATTAAAGGATGGAACAGGATAAGGACTGGTAACATATGGTCTATTTCCCGAATTAGTCTTTCCGGAAGTTTGCTGTCCTGTTACAATTTCTTCTCTTAAAGAAATAATTGTCTGTCCCAAACTTGTAATATTATTTGCACTTGAAAACACAATAGTCTGCGAGTTTAAATCAGCCTGAGTTGCTTCACCCATATTTGCCCAAACTGATTCTGTTGCATTATGTGCTCTCTGATATAATTGAATATTTAATTCAGTACTTGATATTCTGGCCGTTGGTATCGCCCCTATATTGGTAAATGTCAGATTTTCGAGTGGTGAAAAACTATTGTTTTCCCCATAGTTTCTGATCACCCAATAGTTTTCAGTTACATCTTTAACATCTACCGGAGTAATTGCAGGAACCGATTTTAGTCGGGTTACAACTACTTCTCCATCTGGATAAACACCAGATGACGGGAATGTCATTTTTATTCCTGCTCCGGTGAAATCATAGGTGCCAGGACCTGTAACATTAAGATTTGTGCTTACTCCCCGTCCAACAGGAATGGGAGATACTATATAATAAGGCTTATATCCTCCCTGCGCAGCACCTCCCTGATGCATCAGAAGATCGAGCACAAACCCGGCACCAGAACCTGCTGTTCCTTCATTAAATTGGAGATAGGACCTGAGACCAGGTTCATCACCACGAAGAATAAGATTCATATTACCTCTGATATCGCTCAATGTTCTGGTGATATTCCAGAATTTAAGTTCGTCTACCTGCCCGTTCAGCCAGTATTTATATTCAATATCACCACCACGGCACTCTCCTGTAACAGGACAAACCCCGAAATAAGCTGAGTTATGCGTCCAGGACCCAGTTGATTTTGTGCCCATTACACCAGAACCCAAAGATTCATTTCCATCTACATAAAACCTGACATTGGTTCCATCTCCGGTGATTGCAACATGATGCCACTCATTGTCAGTAATGATAGCTGGTTCACTCAGGGATGAGATGATTTTTGTTCCGCTTCCGTTATAAAGTTCACAAACCAGTTGTTTGTTTCTGCCTATTGAAGTACGGTTATCAAATGCAAAGAAAATACCTTTGAAGCTGGCTCCTTCACCATTTGTAAACAAAGCCTGACAAGTATTCGCTGAGTGATCTTTTAGTTTCAGCCACAATTCCATTGTAAATACTCCTGTATTGTTAATGTAGGCTCCTTCCGCCAGCATAGTTGTATTGCAATCTGCATATCCCATCTGATCAAGGCAGCTGTTCACACCATTAAAATCAAGGGCAGTGCCGGCATATCTGCTGGATAGTTCTGCTGTTACTGCGGAAATGGATGGAGCTCCGGACAGAAGGAAAACAGATGTGATCAATGACCCATTGTATTCATATCCTTTAAAATAATACTGCCTCTCGGGTTTTAAATAGGAGATATCAATAACACTATCTTTTCCATTGTAAATAACAAAATTACCATCGCCAAGGTCCGTACCGGATCCATATTCCTTATAACCGGAATACATCTGATTATCGACAGGATCTTTTGAAACCGGAGCTCCTTCCCTGCCAACAATTAAAACACCTTGACCATTTCCTCTTTTATAGGAAAGTCTTAAAGAGCGCGCCAGAATACCTGATATTTTAAAGTTGCTTACCTGAATTGTTGGGGCTGTAATCGGGGGTACATATTGATAGATACCCATATTGTATTGTTGACTTTGGCCCGGGAAAAATGAAATCGGTCCTGAAGACGTTATCGGACTTGCGGAACTTTGTACCTGAAAGCCCTGAACATTGGAAAATGTATAACCTGAAGGAGCTGTAAACTTAAGTATGTAACTA harbors:
- a CDS encoding LamG-like jellyroll fold domain-containing protein, with translation MDYNKNGIYDVEPPFADVKVELLNTFNVVLYTTYSSNLSIMGGSNYSFENIPYGSYILKFTAPSGYTFSNVQGFQVQSSASPITSSGPISFFPGQSQQYNMGIYQYVPPITAPTIQVSNFKISGILARSLRLSYKRGNGQGVLIVGREGAPVSKDPVDNQMYSGYKEYGSGTDLGDGNFVIYNGKDSVIDISYLKPERQYYFKGYEYNGSLITSVFLLSGAPSISAVTAELSSRYAGTALDFNGVNSCLDQMGYADCNTTMLAEGAYINNTGVFTMELWLKLKDHSANTCQALFTNGEGASFKGIFFAFDNRTSIGRNKQLVCELYNGSGTKIISSLSEPAIITDNEWHHVAITGDGTNVRFYVDGNESLGSGVMGTKSTGSWTHNSAYFGVCPVTGECRGGDIEYKYWLNGQVDELKFWNITRTLSDIRGNMNLILRGDEPGLRSYLQFNEGTAGSGAGFVLDLLMHQGGAAQGGYKPYYIVSPIPVGRGVSTNLNVTGPGTYDFTGAGIKMTFPSSGVYPDGEVVVTRLKSVPAITPVDVKDVTENYWVIRNYGENNSFSPLENLTFTNIGAIPTARISSTELNIQLYQRAHNATESVWANMGEATQADLNSQTIVFSSANNITSLGQTIISLREEIVTGQQTSGKTNSGNRPYVTSPYPVPSFNEDIRFEYISEVIDNLSIEVSDVFGKETRTIFEGTSNAGINNFVIPVKMLSPGVYLLKIKNSESLFSEKIIVY